A genomic region of Colletotrichum destructivum chromosome 1, complete sequence contains the following coding sequences:
- a CDS encoding Putative cleavage/polyadenylation specificity factor, A subunit, with translation MATTSNMFLYSLTLQPPTNVTQAVLGQFSGTKEQNIVTASGSRLTLLRPDPSQGKVITVLSHDIFGIIRSMAAFRLAGSNKDYLILATDSGRITIIEYIPAQNRFQRLHLETFGKSGVRRVIPGEYLACDPKGRACLIASVEKNKLVYVLNRNSQAELTISSPLEAHKPGVLVLSMVALDVGYANPVFAALEIEYTEADQDPTGEAAREAETQLVYYELDLGLNHVVRKWSESVDPTASMLFQVPGGQDGPSGVLVCGEENITYRHSNQEAFRVPIPRRRGATEDPSRKRHAVSGVMHKLKGSAGAFFFLLQTEDGDLFKATLDMVEDADGNPTGEVKRLKIKYFDTIPVSSSLCILKSGFLYAASQFGNHQFYQFEKLGDDDDELEFSSDDFPTDPKAGYDAVYFHPRPLENLALVESIDSMNPLLDCKVANLTGEDAPQIYTACGNGARSTFRMLKHGLEVNEIVASELPGIPSAVWTLKLNRGDQYDAYIVLSFTNGTLVLSIGETVEEVSDSGFLTSVPTLAAQLLGEDGLIQVHPKGIRHIRHGHVNEWAAPQHRSIVAATTNEHQVAVALSSGEIVYFEMDGDGSLAEYDEKKEMFGTVTCLSLGEVPEGRLRSSFLAVGCDDSTVRVLSLDPESTLESKSVQALTAPPSSLAIIAMDDSSSGGSTMYLHIGLHSGVYLRTVLDEITGELTDTRQKFLGPKPVRLFQVTVQGRTCVIGLSSRPWLGYSDPITRGFLVTPLNYVDLEWVWNFSSEQCEEGVVGIQGQSLRIFAIENLGDTITQKSIPLSYTPRRLLKHPEHPMFYTIEADNNTLPPDLRAKLIAEPGVVNGDARILPPDEFGYPKGKGRWASCISVIDPLSEEQRVLQTVDLDNNEAAVSAAIVSFASQDNESFLIVGTGKDMVVNPRQFSEGYIHVYRFSEDGHELEFIHKTKVEEPPSALLGFQGRLLAGIGQTLRIYDLGLRQMLRKAQADVAPQLIVSLSTQGSRIIVGDVQHGITYVVYKPTTNKLIPFVDDTISRWVTCTTMVDYESVVGGDKFGNIFLVRCPEKASHEADEESGGLHLLNTRDYLHGTPHRLSLLGHSYTQDVPTSITKTSLVVGGQDVLLWSGINGTIGVFIPFVTREDVDFFQNLEQHMRTEDAPLAGRDHLMYRSYYVPVKGVIDGDLCERYTLLPSEKKQMIAGELDRSVREIERKISDIRTRSAF, from the exons AtggcgacgacctcgaacATGTTCCTGTACTCGCTGACCCTTCAGCCGCCTACCAACGTCACCCAGGCGGTGTTGGGTCAGTTCTCAGGAACGAAGGAGCAAAACATTGTGACGGCGTCGGGATCACGGTTGACACTGCTCCGCCCAGACCCGTCGCAAGGCAAGGTAATCACCGTGCTCTCACACGACATTTTCGGCATCATCCGATCCATGGCCGCGTTCCGGCTGGCTGGGAGCAACAAGG ACTACCTCATTCTCGCGACTGACTCTGGAAGGATCACCATCATCGAGTACATTCCCGCGCAGAATCGGTTCCAGCGTCTTCATTTAGAGACGTTTGGAAAGTCTGGAGTGCGACGTGTCATCCCCGGGGAATATCTAGCTTGCGATCCTAAGGGCAGAGCGTGTTTGATTGCCTCGGTCGAGAAGAACAAACTTGTCTACGTTCTCAATCGCAACTCACAGGCCGAGCTCACAATCTCATCGCCTCTGGAAGCACACAAGCCCGGCGTTTTGGTGCTGTCCATGGTCGCTCTGGATGTCGGCTACGCGAACCCGGTCTTTGCCGCGCTCGAAATCGAGTACACAGAAGCAGACCAAGATCCCACAGGGGAGGCGGCTCGAGAAGCGGAGACTCAGCTTGTGTACTACGAGTTGGACCTTGGACTGAACCACGTCGTCCGGAAATGGTCCGAATCCGTCGACCCTACGGCGTCGATGCTCTTCCAGGTGCCAGGTGGTCAAGACGGTCCTAGTGGCGTCTTGGTCTGCGGAGAGGAAAACATCACATACAGGCATTCGAACCAAGAAGCCTTCCGCGTACCAATCCCACGTAGACGTGGTGCAACGGAAGACCCTTCGAGAAAACGTCACGCTGTCTCCGGTGTGATGCACAAGCTCAAAGGCAGTGCCGGcgcctttttcttcctcctgcaGACCGAAGACGGTGATCTCTTCAAGGCCACCCTCGACATGGttgaggacgccgacggaaATCCCACCGGCGAAGTCAAGAGGCTCAAGATAAAGTACTTCGATACCATTCCGGTCTCATCGAGCTTGTGCATTCTCAAGAGTGGTTTCCTGTATGCTGCTAGTCAGTTCGGCAACCATCAGTTCTACCAGTTCGAGAAGCTtggggacgacgatgacgagctgGAGTTCTCGAGCGATGACTTCCCTACGGATCCCAAGGCTGGATATGATGCTGTTTACTTTCACCCGAGACCCTTGGAGAACCTTGCCCTCGTTGAGAGCATTGACTCCATGAACCCTCTGCTCGACTGCAAGGTTGCAAACCTTACCGGCGAGGACGCACCTCAAATCTACACAGCCTGCGGCAACGGTGCTCGCAGCACGTTCAGGATGTTGAAGCATGGCTTGGAAGTCAATGAGATTGTCGCTTCAGAGCTACCCGGTATCCCCTCAGCCGTGTGGACGCTGAAGTTGAACCGCGGCGACCAGTACGACGCCTACATTGTCCTGTCTTTCACAAACGGAACGCTCGTCCTGAGCATTGGCGAGACTGTCGAGGAAGTCAGTGACTCCGGCTTCCTGACGTCTGTGCCTACTCTGGCGGCACAGCTGCTCGGTGAAGATGGCCTCATTCAGGTTCATCCCAAGGGCATTCGTCACATTCGACACGGCCATGTCAACGAGTGGGCAGCGCCACAGCATCGGTCCATCGTCGCTGCTACGACAAATGAGCACCAGGTTGCTGTCGCCCTCAGCTCGGGTGAGATCGTCTACTTCGAAATGGACGGCGATGGATCTTTAGCTGAGTATGACGAGAAAAAAGAGATGTTCGGAACCGTTACCTGTCTGAGCTTGGGCGAAGTTCCGGAAGGACGCCTGCGAAGCTCTTTTTTGGCCGTTGGTTGCGATGACAGCACCGTGCGCGTGCTGTCGCTGGACCCTGAGTCGACGCTCGAGAGCAAGTCAGTGCAAGCTTTGACTGCTCCTCCGTCGTCCTTGGCAATCATTGCCATGGACGACTCCTCGTCTGGCGGATCAACTATGTATCTTCATATCGGCCTCCACTCTGGTGTCTACCTTCGTACAGTGTTGGACGAAATCACCGGAGAACTGACGGACACGAGACAAAAGTTCCTCGGTCCCAAGCCGGTGCGGTTGTTCCAAGTTACTGTCCAAGGAAGGACTTGTGTTATAGGGTTGAGCTCACGTCCGTGGCTTGGATACTCCGACCCCATCACCCGAGGCTTCTTGGTTACGCCCTTGAACTACGTTGACCTTGAGTGGGTCTGGAACTTCAGCAGTGAGCAGTGCGAAGAAGGTGTTGTTGGCATCCAAGGCCAATCGTTGAG GATTTTTGCAATTGAGAACCTCGGAGATACTATTACACAAAAGTCGATACCCCTTAGCTACACTCCGAGACGTCTTCTCAAGCACCCCGAACACCCCATGTTCTACACTATCGAGGCAGACAACAACACGCTACCGCCTGATCTTCGTGCCAAGCTCATCGCAGAGCCCGGTGTCGTCAATGGCGACGCCCGGATCCTCCCACCTGATGAGTTTGGATAccccaagggcaagggccGATGGGCTTCATGTATCAGTGTCATCGATCCGTTGTCTGAGGAGCAACGGGTTTTGCAAACCGTTGACCTCGACAACAACGAAGCAGCCGTCAGTGCTGCGATAGTGTCTTTTGCTAGCCAGGACAATGAAAGTTTCCTGATTGTCGGCACAGGCAAAGACATGGTTGTCAATCCCCGCCAGTTCTCCGAGGGTTACATCCACGTCTACCGTTTCAGCGAAGATGGCCACGAGCTGGAATTCATTCACAAgaccaaggtcgaggagccTCCATCTGCACTTCTGGGTTTCCAAGGAAGGCTGCTTGCCGGTATCGGCCAGACCCTGAGGATATACGACCTGGGCCTGAGGCAGATGCTCAGAAAGGCCCAAGCCGACGTGGCACCGCAGCTGATTGTGTCGCTGAGCACACAAGGAAGTCGTATTATTGTTGGCGACGTTCAGCACGGAATCACCTACGTTGTTTACAAGCCCACCACCAACAAGCTTATTCCCTTCGTCGACGATACCATCTCCAGATGGGTCACGTGCACGACCATGGTGGACTACGAATCGGTTGTTGGAGGCGACAAGTTTGGCAACATATTTCTCGTCCGCTGTCCGGAGAAGGCGAGCCACGAAGCCGATGAAGAGTCGGGCGGTCTGCACCTTCTTAACACGAGGGACTACCTCCATGGCACCCCCCACCGCCTtagcctcctcggccattCATACACCCAGGACGTGCCGACCAGCATTACAAAGACGAGTCTGGTCGTCGGTGGCCAGGATGTACTTCTCTGGAGCGGCATCAACGGCACCATCGGTGTCTTCATCCCCTTTGTCACGCGCGAGGATGTCGACTTTTTCCAGAACCTCGAGCAGCACATGCGCACCGAGGACGCACCGCTCGCCGGCAGGGATCACCTCATGTACCGCAGCTACTACGTCCCCGTTAAGGGCGTCATCGACGGTGACCTGTGCGAGAGGTACACTCTCCTGCCCAGTGAAAAGAAGCAGATGATCGCTGGTGAGCTGGACCGCTCGGTGCGGGAGATTGAGAGGAAGATCTCAGACATCCGTACTCGGTCCGCCTTTTAA
- a CDS encoding Putative LysM and putative peptidoglycan-binding domain-containing protein 1-4 encodes MKIDCNPTAAGDEACCTCAKFLATVPRHSTATEKPLPDDRRLECCSRVICGNCIHNNPRFASYCPYCQTSSAPSVLPPNLRDPPSYTSYPPTHHLSSGAPAAAPPPYTPNTAADVPPDEKSGGGSASSSSAAGTPPEDTLHFLDHEHDTVASLSLRYGVPAAVLRRANNITSDHLLHGRRTVLVPGEYYTAGVSLSPRPVEGEEEELRKSRIRRFMTGCKVSDYDVAVLYLEQVGYDVAAAMEAYSDDEAWERDHPVQEGGKRAKAPPQNRGPFWRGSA; translated from the exons ATGAAAATCGATTGCAACCCGACAgccgcgggcgacgaggctTGCTGCACCTGCGCGAAGTTCCTTGCCACCGTCCCCCGGCACAGCACCGCCACCGAGAAGCCACTCCCGGACGATAGGCGACTCGAGTGCTGCTCTCGTGTAATCTGCGGGAACTGCATCCAT AACAACCCCCGCTTCGCATCCTACTGCCCATACTGCCAaacctcgtcggcgccctcggtGCTGCCCCCGAACCTCAGGGACCCGCCGTCGTACACCTCCTACCCGCCGACCCACCACCTCTCTTCCGgtgccccggccgccgcgccgccgccatatACGcccaacaccgccgccgacgtgccCCCCGACGAAAagagtggcggcggcagcgcctcgtcgtcctcggcagcggGTACCCCGCCTGAAGATACCCTCCACTTCCTCGATCACGAGCACGACACCGTCGCCTCACTGTCTCTCCGTTACGGcgtgcccgccgccgtcctccgccgcgccaacaacatcaccagCGATCACCtcctccatggccgccgGACGGTGCTGGTCCCCGGCGAGTACTACACCGCCGGCGTTAGCCTTTCGCCGCGGCCTgttgagggcgaggaggaggagctgcgcaAGAGCCGCATCCGCCGCTTCATGACGGGGTGCAAGGTTTCTGACTACGACGTTGCCGTGTTGTACCTCGAGCAGGTCGGCTacgacgttgccgccgcgaTGGAGGCTtactcggacgacgaggcctgGGAGAGGGACCATCCCGTGCAAGAGGGCGGGAAGAGGGCCAAAGCTCCTCCGCAAAACCGCGGGCCGTTTTGGAGGGGATCTGCGTGA